The Candidatus Protochlamydia phocaeensis genome has a window encoding:
- a CDS encoding inositol monophosphatase family protein, giving the protein MISPDSLSQWMRTVVGIAQEGGEVLKKFWGHLPAIQEKNFPGDLVTEADRQSEELILRALQQNFPAYPILAEESGLSSQLSSDFIWIVDPLDGTTNYAHQYPMVAISIGLLYQGEPILGVIYNPLTAELYTAAKGLGSKLNGRSIQVSAIPSLKDSLLATGFAYDRRETPDNNYAEFCHFTHLTQGVRRAGAASLDLAYVACGRLDGYWERGLKPWDMAAGIVLVREAGGWVSDYDLNPVNLQSGRILATNPLLQQAISQELLALRSKKPSSNC; this is encoded by the coding sequence ATGATTTCTCCTGATTCCCTCTCTCAATGGATGAGAACTGTAGTCGGCATTGCTCAAGAAGGAGGAGAAGTGCTCAAAAAATTTTGGGGGCACTTGCCAGCTATTCAAGAGAAAAATTTTCCGGGAGATCTGGTCACCGAAGCAGATAGGCAATCGGAAGAGCTGATCTTACGCGCTCTTCAGCAAAATTTTCCCGCTTATCCCATTTTGGCCGAAGAATCGGGACTGTCCTCCCAGCTTTCATCCGATTTTATCTGGATTGTTGATCCTTTAGACGGAACAACAAACTATGCCCATCAATATCCCATGGTTGCCATCTCCATCGGTCTGCTTTATCAAGGAGAGCCTATTTTAGGCGTCATTTATAACCCCTTGACAGCCGAGCTTTATACGGCCGCTAAAGGGCTGGGATCTAAACTCAACGGCCGTTCTATTCAAGTCTCCGCCATCCCCTCCTTAAAAGATAGCCTTCTCGCAACAGGCTTTGCTTACGATCGCCGTGAAACCCCTGATAATAATTATGCTGAATTTTGCCATTTCACGCATTTGACGCAAGGTGTGCGGCGGGCAGGCGCTGCCTCATTGGATTTAGCTTATGTCGCCTGCGGAAGACTCGATGGATATTGGGAGCGTGGGTTAAAACCCTGGGATATGGCTGCAGGGATTGTTCTCGTTCGCGAAGCCGGCGGATGGGTCTCCGATTACGACCTAAATCCTGTCAATTTGCAATCCGGACGCATTTTGGCGACCAATCCTCTCTTGCAACAAGCCATAAGCCAAGAATTGCTTGCTTTGCGGAGTAAGAAACCGTCATCGAATTGCTAA
- a CDS encoding YchJ family protein, with product MNESKSSPCPCCSGKPYKSCCQRYHRGELAENALTLMRSRYSAYALHLAPYLIATTHPESPYFVSNRKQWLKQIEAFSTQTSFDKLEILDYQPGEEEAFVTFIAHLSKDKTDLSFTEKSRFKKQGLAWLYIDGKIARGCLSPGQAKKL from the coding sequence ATGAATGAATCAAAATCAAGCCCCTGTCCTTGCTGCAGCGGTAAACCTTATAAAAGCTGCTGTCAACGCTATCATCGAGGAGAGCTGGCAGAGAATGCTTTAACGCTTATGCGTTCGCGCTATTCGGCTTATGCGCTTCATCTGGCCCCTTACTTGATCGCCACGACTCATCCGGAGAGTCCCTATTTTGTCTCTAATAGAAAGCAGTGGTTGAAGCAAATCGAAGCGTTCTCTACTCAAACATCTTTCGATAAGCTGGAAATACTCGACTATCAGCCGGGGGAAGAAGAAGCCTTTGTCACGTTTATTGCCCATTTGAGCAAAGACAAAACCGATTTGAGCTTTACGGAAAAGAGCCGCTTTAAGAAGCAAGGCCTGGCCTGGCTATACATCGACGGCAAAATTGCACGCGGATGCCTATCGCCCGGACAGGCTAAGAAGCTCTAG
- a CDS encoding SIMPL domain-containing protein has protein sequence MSIHKGFWGLAITLALSLIFSVYLVTSTLQTIILKQGKISVKGYAERKITSDYAKWEGKLNARADKLPDAYKQLESNLEKVKTYVAQQGFDSKEFSISPVYTSLNYKQDEKGYTSNIIESYHLSYNLTINSHKIDSVKTLSEQIAELMKDGIEINSYRPEYFYTKFDELKIDLLGEAARDALVRASQLAANSKSQVGILRSATQGVFQITPLYSTTVSDYGENDTSTVEKSIKAVVTMEYGIY, from the coding sequence ATGTCAATCCACAAAGGCTTCTGGGGCTTGGCCATTACACTAGCGCTCAGTTTGATTTTCTCCGTCTATCTCGTCACATCGACGTTGCAAACCATCATTCTTAAACAAGGAAAAATTAGCGTTAAAGGATATGCCGAACGCAAAATTACGTCCGACTATGCAAAATGGGAAGGCAAGCTGAATGCCCGCGCAGATAAGCTGCCGGATGCCTATAAGCAACTCGAGAGTAATTTGGAAAAGGTAAAAACCTATGTTGCGCAACAAGGATTCGACAGCAAGGAATTTTCCATTTCTCCTGTCTATACCTCTTTGAATTATAAGCAAGATGAGAAGGGCTATACCTCAAACATCATTGAAAGCTACCATCTTTCCTATAATTTGACGATCAATTCACATAAAATCGATAGCGTAAAAACCCTCTCAGAGCAGATTGCAGAATTGATGAAAGACGGAATAGAAATTAACTCATACCGCCCCGAGTATTTCTACACAAAATTTGACGAATTGAAAATCGATCTTTTGGGCGAAGCGGCAAGAGATGCTCTAGTGCGCGCCTCTCAATTAGCGGCGAACAGTAAAAGCCAAGTCGGTATTTTGAGATCGGCCACCCAAGGCGTTTTTCAAATCACCCCTCTCTATTCGACAACTGTCTCTGACTATGGCGAAAATGACACATCGACGGTCGAGAAAAGCATTAAAGCAGTCGTCACAATGGAGTACGGAATCTATTAA
- the hemF gene encoding oxygen-dependent coproporphyrinogen oxidase, producing MLSPHPKREEIIHFLRSLREDIISAFEELEDGKTFERKTWTHHQEGGGEMAVLRGSRFEKAAVNWSGVGGSSFPMADGLGPFFATGVSLITHMANPHAPTTHFNIRFIETQGKYWFGGGYDLTPMGFPYEEDTQYFHQVAKEALDPFGPDFYPVFSQQARDYFYIPHRKKERGIGGIFFDHFNTGDFDVDYQLWMAVGRSFLKAVLPLYRKRLHQPYTNQEREQQLLYRGHYAEFNLVYDRGTKFGFQSGGNTEAILCSMPPLAKW from the coding sequence ATGCTTTCTCCACATCCTAAGCGCGAAGAAATCATCCATTTTTTAAGGTCCTTGCGAGAAGACATCATTTCAGCTTTCGAGGAATTGGAAGATGGAAAGACATTTGAAAGAAAGACATGGACGCACCACCAAGAAGGTGGGGGCGAAATGGCTGTTTTACGAGGCTCTCGTTTCGAAAAGGCGGCTGTCAACTGGTCGGGAGTCGGCGGATCTTCTTTTCCCATGGCAGACGGGCTGGGGCCTTTTTTTGCTACCGGCGTCAGTCTGATTACGCATATGGCCAATCCGCATGCTCCGACAACCCACTTTAATATCCGCTTTATAGAAACGCAAGGAAAGTATTGGTTTGGAGGAGGATATGATCTAACCCCTATGGGATTTCCCTACGAAGAAGATACGCAGTATTTTCATCAAGTAGCCAAAGAAGCCCTGGATCCGTTCGGGCCGGACTTTTATCCTGTCTTTTCCCAGCAAGCAAGGGACTATTTTTATATTCCTCATCGCAAAAAAGAAAGGGGAATAGGCGGAATATTTTTTGACCATTTCAATACAGGCGATTTCGATGTCGATTACCAGTTGTGGATGGCTGTTGGCCGCTCCTTTCTCAAGGCCGTTCTCCCCCTTTATCGCAAGCGCTTGCATCAGCCTTATACCAATCAGGAACGGGAACAGCAGCTGCTTTACCGCGGCCATTATGCAGAATTCAATTTAGTATATGACCGAGGGACAAAGTTCGGTTTTCAATCAGGCGGCAATACGGAAGCCATCTTGTGCTCGATGCCTCCGCTTGCTAAATGGTAA
- a CDS encoding outer membrane beta-barrel protein: MRILLRQALLFLICCCISSPLLAELRGKIDLGPTFLDVDILESGKTVETLYMKALKGDANILVGLAGLCVKPGFIVGTGHGDIASFSIGIGHYTPITKKFSLLPSIGVTFSYLRTRVSFEELGLFHLKERFRSISPFLGLEFSYALSEKWTLVGLFQYAWSRTHTKISPIISDKSHSNGPNYSLGLDYSLNKNWSLTFGVGYNITLSKEKHGIRGKGAKLGLAYYF, from the coding sequence ATGCGTATTTTGCTTAGACAAGCCCTTCTTTTCCTTATCTGTTGCTGCATCAGCAGTCCCTTGCTGGCTGAATTGCGTGGTAAAATAGATTTGGGGCCGACATTTTTGGATGTCGATATTTTAGAGTCCGGTAAGACAGTTGAAACGCTCTACATGAAGGCGCTTAAAGGAGATGCCAATATCTTAGTCGGTCTTGCCGGCCTATGTGTAAAACCGGGGTTTATTGTGGGGACCGGGCATGGAGATATTGCGTCTTTTAGCATTGGGATTGGTCACTATACACCTATTACAAAAAAATTCAGCCTGCTCCCGAGTATTGGCGTGACTTTCAGCTATCTTCGCACAAGGGTGAGCTTTGAGGAGTTGGGACTGTTTCACCTAAAAGAGCGTTTTCGCTCGATCAGTCCTTTTTTAGGACTGGAGTTTTCTTATGCCCTTTCCGAAAAATGGACATTGGTGGGATTGTTTCAATATGCGTGGAGCCGCACGCATACCAAAATCAGCCCCATTATATCCGATAAAAGTCATTCAAACGGTCCCAATTATTCGCTGGGATTGGACTATAGCTTGAATAAAAATTGGTCCTTGACTTTTGGAGTTGGGTACAATATTACCCTTTCCAAAGAAAAGCATGGCATTCGAGGCAAAGGAGCTAAATTAGGCTTGGCTTATTATTTTTAG
- a CDS encoding SAM-dependent methyltransferase — MKKEQIVHYYDTCEADYRLLWDLDYSHAMHAGYWDEKTKNLRQALRRENEILAQRASIKKTDRVLDAGCGVGGSAIFLAQTYGCDVVGITLSEKQVLSARRNAEKAKVKPLPTFAVMDYTRTTFPNESFDVVWAIESVCHVEDKALFIREAFRLLKKGGRLILADGFAAQPDYEGADRARMERWLNGWGVKELDMASEFEDKLVEAGFSNIAFRDVTPHVMPSSKRLYIYSWPAIILSKLGELMGKRTVSQTENLYGARCQYQTLKKGLWRYGIFFAVKP; from the coding sequence ATGAAAAAAGAGCAAATTGTTCACTATTATGATACATGCGAGGCGGATTACCGTCTGCTATGGGATTTGGACTATAGCCATGCCATGCATGCTGGTTATTGGGATGAGAAAACCAAGAACTTGCGGCAGGCCTTAAGGCGTGAAAATGAAATCTTGGCGCAGCGGGCCTCCATCAAGAAAACAGACCGCGTCTTAGATGCCGGTTGCGGGGTGGGAGGAAGTGCTATTTTTTTAGCGCAGACTTATGGCTGCGACGTTGTGGGAATCACTTTAAGCGAAAAGCAAGTGCTATCGGCCCGCCGCAATGCTGAAAAGGCCAAGGTCAAACCGCTTCCTACTTTTGCCGTGATGGACTATACGCGTACCACTTTCCCCAATGAATCTTTTGATGTCGTATGGGCCATTGAAAGCGTCTGCCATGTGGAAGATAAAGCGCTTTTTATCCGGGAAGCATTCCGTTTATTAAAAAAAGGCGGACGCTTGATTCTAGCCGATGGCTTTGCTGCGCAGCCCGACTATGAGGGAGCGGATCGAGCGCGCATGGAAAGATGGTTGAATGGATGGGGAGTCAAGGAATTGGATATGGCCTCTGAATTTGAAGATAAGCTTGTAGAAGCAGGATTTTCAAATATCGCTTTTCGAGACGTGACCCCGCATGTCATGCCTTCATCCAAGCGGCTTTATATATACTCGTGGCCAGCGATTATTTTATCTAAGCTGGGTGAACTGATGGGAAAAAGGACCGTTTCGCAAACGGAAAATTTGTACGGCGCGCGCTGCCAGTACCAAACCTTGAAAAAAGGGTTATGGCGGTATGGCATTTTTTTTGCCGTAAAGCCTTAG
- a CDS encoding cell division protein ZapB, which translates to MNVTTPLSTNEIARGSFPSDRQRIAVWAKSAATVTLLAAGVLGSMALCYYSPGQWILSTLTVSIINLYAVPKILRHGNAWMIKTAVVASLVTFGCLALGGISVGTFLSGSAFIQCLRVYSASGALWSAFAFTTLTGYAMPIGYELLRKAHSMLNHAYWRERFDYLQQRFHELPEVGHGLLQLNLMPNIGLLSTLALPDYMQAFLNYFHLSSSPALSAAFNTSSSPGLRPLRMILNRVDEESTAIQATHLNEDERNELLCQRRTEEAFFNRIKCTLDCQGEELNAVINLLLDYSVRLVPNWMTPSQLIDLLQGPKLRIINSRIDRFLDQMAGLERLEARYAALSEAVRQLGQEINGCQPEQKQALSRRLEEISQQLNQLRREGENLYQEKQRWRNFFAAIGARDYQNLANFSQIERLIHVVDDQLLLTRLNNFYHSLFGLQVNEGRVNLSEQIQHLSSLLNSQEGADDEQVKAWLFLGAERCNFRVGDYEEVQQWLRIDSLHDLEAKFDEIGLHTENDLYDKGILPRQEVISKDQIKENLKRYIEEQTSGQRTIRKRIYSFLLQTSKTSLQAVGQKIAEFVYRIITMGLILVPVFIHPIASGIGFAVGVVFCIFKQFGFRFTHAVENILIRGQEQHILSSALSFAVGRNFFSLTPAARDNMTAFAQTNVFGRMRIINFEIFATLSLIFIGPSLETSELGLGSFIQGAALAREAFTLI; encoded by the coding sequence ATGAATGTGACAACGCCTCTTTCTACCAACGAAATAGCGAGAGGGTCTTTCCCATCAGATAGGCAGCGTATTGCAGTCTGGGCGAAATCAGCTGCAACAGTTACACTCTTAGCAGCTGGCGTATTGGGATCTATGGCTCTTTGTTATTATTCTCCTGGTCAATGGATTTTATCTACCTTAACGGTGTCGATCATCAATTTATATGCGGTTCCCAAGATCTTAAGGCATGGAAATGCATGGATGATTAAAACAGCCGTAGTGGCATCACTTGTAACTTTCGGTTGTTTGGCCTTGGGAGGCATCAGCGTAGGAACATTCTTATCCGGTTCGGCGTTTATTCAATGCCTACGGGTTTATTCGGCATCCGGCGCTCTTTGGTCCGCTTTTGCTTTTACCACTTTGACAGGATATGCGATGCCAATTGGCTATGAGCTTCTTCGCAAAGCTCATAGCATGCTCAATCATGCTTATTGGCGCGAACGCTTCGACTATTTACAGCAACGCTTTCACGAGCTGCCAGAAGTTGGCCATGGCCTATTGCAATTGAATTTGATGCCCAATATCGGGCTTTTATCGACTCTCGCACTTCCCGATTATATGCAAGCCTTCCTCAATTACTTTCATCTTTCTTCTTCTCCTGCGCTATCAGCTGCTTTTAATACCTCTTCCAGTCCTGGCCTTAGGCCATTGCGGATGATTTTAAATCGCGTAGACGAAGAAAGTACTGCTATTCAAGCGACCCATTTAAATGAAGACGAAAGAAATGAGCTTCTTTGCCAAAGAAGAACTGAAGAGGCCTTTTTCAATCGCATTAAATGCACATTGGACTGCCAGGGAGAAGAGCTGAATGCTGTCATCAATCTCTTGCTGGATTACTCCGTTCGCTTGGTTCCGAATTGGATGACGCCTTCGCAACTGATAGACCTTTTGCAAGGCCCAAAATTAAGAATAATCAATAGCAGAATTGATCGATTTTTAGATCAGATGGCCGGCCTAGAAAGGTTGGAAGCCCGCTATGCTGCACTTTCGGAGGCGGTCCGACAACTCGGACAGGAAATTAATGGATGCCAGCCGGAGCAAAAACAGGCACTTTCCCGCCGCCTAGAAGAAATTAGCCAGCAGCTGAACCAACTGAGGCGTGAAGGAGAAAATCTTTACCAAGAAAAGCAGCGCTGGAGAAACTTTTTTGCAGCTATTGGGGCAAGAGACTATCAAAATCTGGCTAATTTCTCGCAAATTGAGCGTCTCATCCATGTCGTGGATGATCAACTCTTACTTACTCGCTTGAATAATTTTTACCATTCTTTGTTCGGTCTTCAGGTCAATGAAGGCAGAGTAAATTTATCTGAGCAAATTCAACATCTTTCCAGCCTCTTAAATTCCCAGGAAGGCGCAGATGACGAACAAGTTAAAGCTTGGTTATTTTTGGGCGCCGAGCGATGCAACTTTAGAGTCGGAGATTATGAAGAAGTCCAGCAATGGCTTCGTATCGATTCCCTACATGATTTAGAAGCTAAATTTGACGAAATTGGATTGCACACAGAAAACGATCTTTATGATAAAGGCATTCTTCCTCGACAAGAAGTCATTTCTAAAGATCAAATTAAAGAAAACCTCAAGCGATATATTGAAGAGCAGACAAGCGGCCAGCGAACCATCAGAAAACGCATTTATAGTTTCCTCCTACAAACCTCTAAGACATCTTTACAAGCTGTTGGCCAAAAAATAGCGGAATTCGTTTATCGCATCATTACAATGGGACTCATTCTAGTTCCCGTTTTTATCCATCCGATTGCCTCTGGTATAGGTTTTGCTGTAGGCGTCGTTTTCTGCATCTTTAAGCAATTTGGATTTAGATTCACTCATGCTGTTGAAAACATTCTCATACGCGGACAAGAGCAGCACATTCTTAGCAGCGCACTCAGCTTTGCTGTCGGACGCAATTTTTTTTCCTTAACTCCGGCTGCAAGGGATAACATGACAGCGTTTGCTCAAACCAATGTGTTTGGCCGCATGCGCATAATTAATTTTGAGATTTTTGCTACCCTATCCTTGATATTCATTGGGCCCAGTTTGGAAACGAGCGAATTGGGATTGGGCAGCTTCATCCAAGGAGCCGCATTGGCCAGGGAAGCGTTTACCCTTATTTAA
- a CDS encoding bifunctional ADP-dependent NAD(P)H-hydrate dehydratase/NAD(P)H-hydrate epimerase yields the protein MKVVSAKAMAQLEAVAYKQGYTDQDFMEQAGKGIAAGIHAFTEEQRLPQKAILLCGKGNNAGDAFVAGCHLIDQGYSVLAVQLDALEHCSPLCQQNAKRFMSKGGRLSSQLQIEGQGVLIDGLFGTGFKGAVREPYASLIEAANRSSWPILAVDIPSGLDGSTGQAEGSVIQATATFFLGLPKTGFFLKDGWNAVGKLRAVNFGLPDAIIEGVQPDFLLLTQSTIAPLLPAIKRCRHKYQAGYVIGLAGSPDMPGAALLSSLAALRGGAGMARLLHPEGMQSILSNSPYELIKIPYQMDKSEDVLTLMKKAGATFVGPGLGRSSQTASLLQAVMPHLEKPCVVDADALTLFADQAFELPSQAILTPHTGEMQTLLHRTERLSIDLETLHTCQQYADQHGITLILKGAPTFIFHPGSPILVNPTGDPGMATAGSGDVLTGLLASLLSQGLSPRDAAAVGVYVHGLAGEYAAQARGTSAGVMATDLIAHFADAYRALKPALFLSSLF from the coding sequence ATGAAAGTCGTTTCCGCCAAAGCCATGGCCCAATTGGAGGCAGTCGCCTATAAGCAAGGGTATACCGATCAGGATTTCATGGAACAGGCAGGAAAAGGCATTGCAGCCGGGATCCATGCCTTTACCGAAGAGCAGCGGCTTCCCCAAAAAGCCATCCTTTTGTGCGGTAAAGGCAATAATGCCGGAGACGCTTTTGTGGCAGGCTGCCATCTCATCGATCAAGGCTACTCCGTCTTAGCCGTTCAGCTGGATGCCTTAGAGCACTGCTCGCCTCTTTGCCAGCAGAATGCCAAGCGCTTTATGAGCAAGGGCGGCCGCTTGTCTTCGCAGTTGCAGATTGAAGGCCAAGGCGTCCTGATCGACGGGCTTTTCGGAACCGGCTTTAAAGGAGCGGTCAGAGAGCCTTACGCCTCTTTAATCGAGGCAGCCAACCGCAGCTCTTGGCCCATTCTGGCCGTGGATATTCCCTCAGGACTCGACGGATCGACCGGACAAGCAGAAGGAAGCGTCATTCAAGCAACAGCCACCTTCTTTCTGGGCCTTCCCAAAACAGGATTTTTTCTCAAAGACGGCTGGAATGCCGTCGGCAAGCTGCGCGCTGTCAATTTCGGCTTGCCGGACGCCATTATCGAGGGAGTCCAGCCAGATTTCCTCTTGCTCACGCAATCCACCATTGCCCCGCTCCTGCCGGCAATTAAGCGCTGCCGCCACAAATACCAAGCAGGCTATGTTATTGGGCTGGCCGGCTCTCCCGACATGCCGGGAGCCGCGCTCCTCTCTTCTTTGGCCGCTTTAAGGGGTGGGGCGGGCATGGCGCGCCTTCTGCACCCGGAAGGGATGCAGAGCATCTTGTCCAACAGCCCTTATGAGTTAATCAAGATCCCCTATCAAATGGACAAGAGCGAAGACGTGCTGACATTGATGAAAAAGGCAGGCGCCACTTTTGTGGGGCCTGGTTTAGGGCGCTCTTCGCAAACAGCCAGCCTCTTGCAAGCCGTCATGCCCCATTTGGAAAAGCCCTGCGTCGTCGATGCAGATGCATTGACCCTCTTTGCCGATCAAGCCTTCGAATTACCCTCTCAAGCCATCTTAACACCACACACGGGCGAGATGCAGACCCTTCTGCACCGGACAGAGCGGCTCTCAATCGATCTGGAGACCCTCCACACTTGCCAGCAATACGCCGATCAGCATGGCATTACGCTCATTTTAAAAGGCGCGCCGACCTTCATTTTCCATCCCGGTTCGCCCATTTTGGTCAACCCGACAGGGGATCCGGGCATGGCAACGGCAGGCAGCGGAGATGTATTGACAGGGCTGCTCGCCTCTTTGCTCTCCCAGGGGCTTAGCCCCCGCGATGCCGCAGCAGTGGGCGTATATGTGCATGGACTGGCCGGAGAATACGCAGCGCAGGCCCGCGGCACATCGGCCGGAGTCATGGCTACCGACCTCATTGCGCATTTTGCCGATGCCTACCGCGCCCTCAAGCCCGCGCTATTCCTGTCTTCTTTGTTTTAA
- a CDS encoding NAD(P)H-dependent glycerol-3-phosphate dehydrogenase: MKKIGYLGMGAWGYCLASLLAAKGEYELVCWTTKPDLAKHLNQTHEHPLLPGHRSKGQMTFTTDMAHALHDADIIIESVTSAGLRPVFEHVRSLGLPSCPIIITSKGIEQDTGNILPEVAIEVLGEEFRPLIGCLSGPSFAQEVIRGLPTSVVGTGYSMEVIQRVCEIFMTPTFRIYPNSDILGVAFGGALKNIIGIACGISEGLALGCSSKAALMTRGLHEIRKLAVACGCKPETINGLAGMGDLCVTCSSPISRNFRFGMLLAQGLSSEEAQQRIGMVVEGAYTCISALQLSKQYQVKMPIAETVYDILQNFIRPTDAVSALMQRAIKEEHL; the protein is encoded by the coding sequence ATGAAGAAAATCGGCTATTTGGGAATGGGAGCCTGGGGCTATTGCCTAGCCTCTCTGCTCGCTGCTAAAGGAGAATACGAGCTCGTTTGCTGGACAACTAAACCGGATCTTGCCAAACATCTAAATCAGACACACGAGCATCCGCTGCTGCCCGGCCACCGCTCAAAAGGGCAGATGACCTTTACAACCGACATGGCCCATGCGTTGCACGATGCAGACATCATTATCGAATCTGTGACATCGGCCGGCTTGCGTCCCGTCTTTGAACACGTACGCTCGCTAGGGCTGCCTAGCTGTCCCATTATCATCACCTCTAAAGGCATTGAACAGGATACAGGAAATATTCTACCTGAGGTTGCCATTGAAGTGCTTGGAGAAGAGTTCCGGCCTTTAATTGGCTGCTTGAGCGGCCCGAGCTTTGCGCAAGAAGTGATTCGAGGCCTTCCCACATCAGTGGTGGGTACTGGCTACTCCATGGAGGTCATCCAACGCGTATGCGAAATTTTTATGACGCCCACTTTCCGCATTTATCCCAACAGCGACATTTTGGGCGTAGCCTTTGGAGGAGCGCTGAAAAATATCATCGGAATTGCCTGTGGAATTTCAGAGGGGCTTGCCCTGGGATGCAGCTCTAAAGCCGCCTTAATGACAAGAGGGCTGCACGAGATCCGCAAATTGGCAGTCGCTTGCGGCTGCAAGCCCGAGACCATTAATGGGTTGGCCGGGATGGGAGACTTATGCGTCACATGCAGTTCGCCGATCAGCCGCAATTTCCGCTTCGGCATGCTTCTTGCGCAAGGCCTATCTTCGGAAGAGGCTCAACAGCGCATAGGGATGGTTGTAGAAGGTGCATATACATGCATCTCGGCTCTTCAATTAAGCAAGCAATACCAGGTGAAGATGCCCATCGCCGAAACAGTATACGATATCCTGCAAAACTTTATCCGCCCCACTGATGCTGTCAGCGCCTTGATGCAGCGCGCCATTAAAGAGGAGCATTTATAG